From the Serinus canaria isolate serCan28SL12 chromosome 21, serCan2020, whole genome shotgun sequence genome, one window contains:
- the KCNAB2 gene encoding voltage-gated potassium channel subunit beta-2 isoform X2 — protein MYPESTTDSPARLSLRQTGSPGMIYRNLGKSGLRVSCLGLGTWVTFGGQITDEMAEQLMTLAYDNGINLFDTAEVYAAGKAEVVLGNIIKKKGWRRSSLVITTKIFWGGKAETERGLSRKHIIEGLKASLERLQLEYVDVVFANRPDPNTPMEETVRAMTHVINQGMAMYWGTSRWSSMEIMEAYSVARQFNLIPPICEQAEYHMFQREKVEVQLPELFHKIGVGAMTWSPLACGIVSGKYDGGIPPYSRASLKGYQWLKDKILSEEGRRQQAKLKELQAIAERLGCTLPQLAIAWCLRNEGVSSVLLGASNADQLMENIGAIQVLPKLSSSIVHEIDSILGNKPYSKKDYRS, from the exons GAACCTCGGGAAGTCTGGGCTGCGTGTGTCCTGCCTGGGTCTGG GAACATGGGTGACTTTCGGAGGGCAGATCACAGATGAG atggcagagcagctgatgaCTTTAGCTTATGACAACGGCATTAATCTCTTCGACACGGCAGAAGTCTATGCTGCTGGCAA GGCCGAGGTGGTGCTGGGAAATATCATCAAGAAGAAAGGGTGGAG aCGGTCCAGCCTGGTCATCACCACCAAAATCTTCTGGGGAGGAAA GGCTGAGACAGAGAGGGGCCTGTCCCGAAAACACATCATAGAAG GTCTGAAGGCATCTCTGGAGCGGCTACAGCTAGAGTACGTGGACGTGGTGTTTGCCAACCGGCCCGACCCCAACACGCCGATGGAAG AGACAGTGCGAGCCATGACCCATGTCATCAACCAGGGGATGGCCATGTACTGGGGGACCTCGCGCTGGAGCTCCATGGAGATCATG GAGGCGTACTCGGTGGCCCGGCAGTTCAACCTCATTCCACCCATCTGCGAGCAGGCCGAGTACCACATGTTCCAGCGGGAAAAGGTGGAGGTGCAGCTTCCTGAGCTCTTCCACAAGATAG gtgttGGAGCCATGACCTGGTCCCCACTGGCCTGTGGCATCGTCTCAGGGAAGTATGATGGGGGCATCCCCCCCTACTCCCGTGCATCGCTAAAG GGATACCAGTGGCTGAAGGATAAGATCCTGAGTGAAGAGGGCCGGCGGCAGCAGGCaaagctgaaggagctgcaggccATCGCTGAGCGCCTGGGCTGCACCCTGCCCCAGCTCGCCATTG CCTGGTGCCTGCGCAACGAGGGTGTCAGCTCCGTCTTACTGGGGGCCTCCAATGCCGACCAGCTGATGGAGAATATTGGAGCAATACAG GTCCTTCCAAAGCTGTCGTCTTCCATCGTCCACGAGATCGATAGCATCCTGGGCAACAAACCATACAGCAAGAAGGACTACAGATCCTAA